Proteins encoded in a region of the Streptomyces sp. PCS3-D2 genome:
- a CDS encoding glycosyltransferase family 2 protein has protein sequence MNSSNPPTVSVVVIAYNDAGLVGDAVSSALAQGPVVTEVIAVNDASSDGTARVLDELASVHPRLKVVHRTENSGGCGTPRNDGIAAASGRYVLFLDSDDILPPGAADALVGTAERHRAPVTVGAAVRRELPQHHDVPWMPGLYTPGDVIERPADRPELVRDTLCVNKLYERAFLQEHGLRFPDGRFVYEDFVFTSRVLAAAPRIAVTGDLVYVWHVRRGAAQVSISLDRKDVGNWRSRIEAHRTAARILTAASPVLGSACQVKFLEYDLRMYLRELGRDPGYQAAWWTLTRDYVETFAAADVEAAAAKARWIVRVLRATASPPADVERLTRLAAEPPLLLPPYAVGDSGEPVWSDEFPVELDGLSTLPVEELPVTVDAEPAGRGAVRIRVHDLYGRLAGAGPQTARLSFVPRAGGEPVLAPPVELLPDRGGGWMAVLPFPLAELAVTGRRQGLRRMQAWSVGVGVRCADGSSVFTSLRPRGRLLRRRALPSSRYGVLLAQPYRTGTGALALRLAPGPGGALYLVRNRFHRARAARGSG, from the coding sequence GTGAACAGCAGCAACCCCCCGACGGTCTCCGTCGTGGTCATCGCGTACAACGACGCCGGGCTCGTGGGCGACGCCGTCTCCTCGGCGCTCGCCCAGGGCCCGGTGGTCACCGAGGTCATCGCGGTGAACGACGCCTCCTCCGACGGCACCGCGCGGGTGCTGGACGAGCTGGCCTCGGTCCACCCCCGCCTCAAGGTCGTGCACCGGACGGAGAACAGCGGGGGGTGCGGTACTCCGCGCAACGACGGGATCGCCGCCGCGTCCGGCCGGTACGTGCTCTTCCTCGACAGCGACGACATCCTGCCGCCGGGCGCGGCGGACGCCCTCGTGGGCACCGCCGAGCGGCACCGCGCCCCGGTCACCGTCGGCGCGGCCGTGCGGCGCGAGCTGCCCCAGCACCACGACGTGCCGTGGATGCCGGGTCTCTACACCCCCGGTGACGTCATCGAGCGCCCGGCGGACCGGCCCGAGCTCGTCCGCGACACCCTGTGCGTCAACAAGCTCTACGAGCGGGCCTTCCTCCAGGAGCACGGCCTGCGCTTCCCGGACGGCCGGTTCGTCTACGAGGACTTCGTCTTCACCTCCCGGGTGCTCGCCGCGGCCCCCCGCATCGCCGTCACCGGCGACCTCGTCTACGTCTGGCACGTGCGCCGCGGCGCCGCCCAGGTGTCCATCTCCCTGGACCGCAAGGACGTCGGGAACTGGCGCTCCCGCATCGAGGCCCACCGCACGGCCGCCCGGATCCTCACCGCCGCCTCCCCGGTGCTGGGCAGCGCCTGCCAGGTGAAGTTCCTCGAATACGACCTGCGCATGTACCTGCGCGAGCTCGGCCGCGACCCCGGCTACCAGGCGGCCTGGTGGACCCTGACCCGTGACTACGTCGAGACTTTCGCGGCGGCCGACGTCGAGGCCGCCGCGGCGAAGGCCCGCTGGATCGTCCGGGTGCTGCGGGCCACCGCGTCCCCGCCCGCCGACGTCGAGCGGCTCACCCGGCTGGCCGCCGAACCGCCGCTGCTGCTGCCCCCGTACGCGGTCGGCGACTCGGGCGAGCCGGTGTGGAGCGACGAGTTCCCGGTCGAGCTGGACGGCCTGTCGACGCTGCCGGTCGAGGAGCTGCCCGTCACCGTCGACGCCGAGCCGGCCGGCCGCGGCGCGGTCCGGATCCGCGTGCACGACCTCTACGGGCGCCTCGCCGGGGCCGGCCCGCAGACCGCCCGCCTGAGCTTCGTGCCCCGCGCCGGCGGCGAGCCCGTCCTCGCACCCCCCGTCGAGCTGCTGCCCGACCGGGGCGGTGGCTGGATGGCCGTGCTGCCGTTCCCCCTCGCCGAACTGGCCGTCACCGGCCGCCGCCAGGGGCTGCGCAGGATGCAGGCGTGGAGCGTCGGGGTGGGCGTGCGGTGTGCCGACGGGAGCTCGGTGTTCACCTCCCTGCGCCCCCGGGGCCGGCTGCTCCGCCGTCGGGCGCTGCCCAGCAGCCGGTACGGTGTTCTGCTGGCGCAGCCCTACCGGACGGGGACCGGTGCCCTCGCGCTGCGCCTCGCGCCGGGTCCCGGGGGAGCCCTCTACCTCGTACGCAACCGGTTCCACCGGGCCCGCGCAGCCCGGGGGTCGGGCTGA
- the galE gene encoding UDP-glucose 4-epimerase GalE, whose translation MTFLITGGAGYIGAHVVRAMLLAGEKVVVLDDLSTGNEDRVPEGVPLVVGSVLDRLVLEKTLREHKITGVVHLAGKKQVGESVEKPLYYYHENVQGLTVLLQAVADAGVRNFLFSSSASVYGMPDVDLVTEETPCAPLSPYGETKLAGEWLVRAAGKAHGISTACLRYFNVAGAATPELADTGVFNLVPMVFERYDAGQGAKIFGDDYPTPDGTCIRDYIHVEDLAEAHVAAARKLAEWAAAEDYKDLTVNIGRGEGVSVAEMVELLNKGTGHDYAPVISPRRPGDPAKVVASADRINTVLGWQARHDVSEMVTSAWAGWEANKVARGEAHRDVHKA comes from the coding sequence ATGACGTTTCTGATCACCGGTGGCGCCGGATACATCGGCGCGCACGTCGTCCGCGCGATGCTGCTCGCGGGGGAGAAGGTCGTCGTCCTCGACGACCTGTCCACGGGCAACGAGGACCGCGTTCCGGAGGGCGTCCCGCTGGTGGTCGGCTCCGTCCTGGACCGGCTGGTGCTGGAGAAGACCCTCCGCGAACACAAGATCACGGGCGTGGTGCACCTGGCCGGCAAGAAGCAGGTCGGAGAGTCCGTCGAGAAGCCTCTGTACTACTACCACGAGAACGTCCAGGGCCTGACGGTCCTGCTCCAGGCGGTGGCCGACGCGGGGGTGCGCAACTTCCTCTTCTCCTCCTCCGCATCCGTGTACGGCATGCCCGACGTGGACCTGGTCACCGAGGAGACCCCGTGCGCGCCGCTGAGCCCGTACGGCGAGACCAAGCTGGCCGGAGAGTGGCTGGTGCGGGCGGCGGGTAAGGCGCACGGCATCTCCACCGCCTGCCTGCGCTACTTCAACGTGGCGGGCGCGGCGACCCCGGAGCTCGCGGACACCGGCGTCTTCAACCTGGTGCCGATGGTCTTCGAGCGGTACGACGCCGGCCAGGGCGCCAAGATCTTCGGTGACGACTACCCGACGCCGGACGGCACCTGCATCCGCGACTACATCCACGTCGAGGACCTCGCGGAAGCCCACGTGGCGGCCGCCCGCAAGCTGGCCGAGTGGGCCGCGGCCGAGGACTACAAGGACCTCACCGTCAACATCGGGCGCGGCGAGGGCGTCTCGGTCGCCGAGATGGTCGAGCTCCTGAACAAGGGCACCGGACACGACTACGCCCCGGTGATCAGCCCGCGCCGTCCCGGCGACCCGGCGAAGGTCGTGGCCTCCGCCGACCGCATCAACACCGTGCTGGGCTGGCAGGCCCGCCACGACGTCAGCGAGATGGTCACCTCCGCCTGGGCGGGCTGGGAGGCCAACAAGGTGGCCCGCGGCGAGGCGCACCGCGACGTCCACAAGGCCTGA
- a CDS encoding glycosyltransferase: MSRDIFIVSNSVDEIGGVTTWSHQMARHFSDRGHCVHIVGIAPVAEEIRQKLPQDLPYGTTTLYETHPPSARRLRGIKGRLNAPERRRQAARRAQMQAKADRLGELLRTARPGGVVIVTQVWAMEWVALADTKGLSVIGMSHESFEASQKSTRGERVRRFYRDVDRLLVLTPEDADLWIRAGMENVASMPNPIPFMPDTPAPRTGKVVASVGRLAFEKGVDLLLDAWADAAPQHPDWVLRIYGAGVEEAALRAHCTALGLDDSVRWMGSTDDVLGALREASVFAQASRAEGFPITLLEAMAAGVAPAAFDCAPGVREIVEHGEDGLLARLGNTMELAGHLDALMSDRELRDRLGDNAFRSVKRYSSAEITDRWEDLFSFLER, encoded by the coding sequence GTGAGCCGGGACATCTTCATCGTCTCCAACAGCGTCGACGAGATCGGCGGCGTGACCACCTGGTCGCACCAGATGGCCCGGCACTTCAGCGACCGCGGGCACTGCGTGCACATCGTCGGCATCGCGCCGGTCGCCGAGGAGATCCGGCAGAAGCTGCCGCAGGACCTGCCGTACGGCACGACCACGCTGTACGAGACCCACCCGCCGTCGGCCCGCCGCCTGCGCGGCATCAAGGGCCGGCTGAATGCGCCCGAGCGGCGCCGCCAGGCGGCCCGGCGGGCGCAGATGCAGGCCAAGGCGGACCGGCTCGGCGAACTGCTGCGCACGGCACGTCCGGGCGGGGTCGTCATCGTCACCCAGGTCTGGGCGATGGAGTGGGTGGCGCTCGCCGACACCAAGGGGCTGTCCGTCATCGGCATGAGCCACGAGTCGTTCGAGGCCAGCCAGAAGTCCACCCGCGGCGAGCGGGTCCGCCGGTTCTACCGGGACGTGGACCGGCTGCTGGTGTTGACTCCCGAGGACGCGGACCTGTGGATCCGGGCGGGCATGGAGAACGTCGCCAGCATGCCGAACCCGATCCCCTTCATGCCCGACACCCCGGCTCCGCGCACCGGGAAGGTCGTGGCCAGCGTCGGCCGCCTCGCCTTCGAGAAGGGCGTCGACCTGCTGCTCGACGCATGGGCGGACGCGGCCCCGCAGCACCCCGACTGGGTCTTGAGGATCTACGGCGCGGGTGTGGAGGAGGCCGCGCTGCGGGCGCACTGCACCGCACTCGGGCTCGACGACTCCGTCCGGTGGATGGGCAGCACCGACGACGTGCTGGGCGCGCTGCGCGAGGCCTCGGTCTTCGCGCAGGCCTCGCGCGCCGAGGGCTTCCCGATCACGCTGCTGGAGGCGATGGCGGCGGGCGTGGCTCCTGCCGCCTTCGACTGCGCGCCGGGCGTACGGGAGATCGTCGAGCACGGTGAGGACGGGCTGCTGGCCCGGCTCGGCAACACCATGGAGCTCGCCGGGCACCTGGACGCGCTGATGTCCGACCGTGAGCTGCGCGACCGGCTCGGGGACAACGCCTTCCGTTCGGTGAAGCGCTACTCCAGCGCCGAGATCACCGACCGGTGGGAGGACCTGTTCTCCTTCCTGGAGCGCTGA
- a CDS encoding bifunctional glycosyltransferase family 2 protein/CDP-glycerol:glycerophosphate glycerophosphotransferase — MHVPDVSVVVIVYNDAERLSTAVQSVLDQTLQGVEVVIVDDCSQDRSFAVAQELESAHPGRVRAFQLPQNSGGCGAPRNHGVQQATGTYVMFLDSDDVLERNACRNMLAAAERTGSDLVSGMCVRVHLDNRWGKTTEWYPWIYARTRTLESITEFPDLLVYDTLSTNKCYRRAFLLEQGLEFPVGIHYEDLLFSAQAYVAARRITLIPNHVYFWNVVEKAAAKSISNRRHEIANFVHRMEIHRRVDELLAAKGHTDIKSAKDAKFLKHDLVLHLRDLPLLSDEYRREFAGLANGYLAGIDPEAYEHVTRLQAICAYLLGQEDWENLLPAADAMVNKGRLTSPLAERDGRVYWCAQHIDGPDAAEARRILDVTEEAFHTTPLSSLTLGNRLTSYEDDGRGTVTLSGTVVNPLGRIAEDAELKATLELRARRQIGVRSFSFPVASVRHTGDTIEWRTTADIGGTVRPLGIVDAVWDVRLKLTAGGERITTRVAVGGLDLDSAARLRVRPRLTRLVSDRFAAQMTKKGNLSYVLTAEGAAAVRTQSLINNAIQGRAAGVVKRGLRKALRARRNLGSGEQKVKIYHEVFSKLPVKKGTVVFESHMGKQYSDSPKAVYEEMVRQGVAFEAIWSYAGAKPTGFPKEATLVKRWSWQYLRALAQAEYWIDNQGFPLALTKRPGTTYIQTWHGSALKRMGFHEPRTKAQGRAGQDRFQAAVDRFDHFLIRSEHDARTLAKGFRLRDEVLLRTGYPRNDALVEAHRTEADSGERVRGSLAAELGIDPDKKVLLYAPTFRAGADGTVEGFTFPFDVEEFADRLGDRFTLLVRTHYLNSVSLPPSVAGRVVDVSRHHDITPLLALADGLITDYSSVMFDYAVLDRPMVFFAYDYEEYATDIRGTYFDLKEKAPGPVVATADELLQALAAFEEADAKYAEARQRFLTEFGEYDRGDAARQIVEKFFTGSGK, encoded by the coding sequence GTGCACGTGCCCGACGTCTCCGTGGTCGTCATCGTCTACAACGACGCAGAGCGTCTGTCGACAGCAGTCCAGTCGGTTCTCGACCAGACACTCCAGGGTGTCGAGGTCGTGATCGTGGACGACTGCAGCCAGGACCGCTCCTTCGCGGTCGCCCAGGAACTGGAGTCCGCGCATCCGGGCAGGGTGCGCGCCTTCCAGCTGCCGCAGAACAGCGGCGGCTGCGGGGCCCCGCGCAACCACGGTGTCCAGCAGGCCACCGGAACGTACGTGATGTTCCTCGACAGCGACGACGTGCTGGAGCGCAACGCCTGCCGGAACATGCTGGCCGCAGCCGAGCGGACCGGCTCCGACCTGGTCTCGGGCATGTGCGTACGGGTGCACCTCGACAACCGGTGGGGCAAGACCACCGAGTGGTACCCCTGGATCTACGCGCGCACCCGCACCCTGGAGTCGATCACCGAGTTCCCGGACCTGCTGGTCTACGACACCCTCTCCACGAACAAGTGCTACCGGCGCGCGTTCCTGCTGGAGCAGGGTCTGGAGTTCCCGGTCGGCATCCACTACGAGGACCTGCTGTTCTCGGCGCAGGCGTACGTGGCGGCCCGGCGCATCACGCTGATCCCCAACCACGTCTACTTCTGGAACGTGGTCGAGAAGGCCGCGGCCAAGTCGATCAGCAACCGGCGCCACGAGATCGCGAACTTCGTCCACCGGATGGAGATCCACCGGCGTGTCGACGAGCTGCTGGCGGCCAAGGGCCACACGGACATCAAGTCCGCGAAGGACGCCAAGTTCCTCAAGCACGACCTGGTCCTGCACCTGCGTGACCTGCCGCTGCTGAGCGACGAGTACCGCCGGGAGTTCGCGGGCCTCGCCAACGGCTACCTCGCCGGCATCGATCCGGAGGCCTACGAGCACGTCACCCGCCTCCAGGCGATCTGCGCGTACCTGCTGGGCCAGGAGGACTGGGAGAACCTGCTCCCGGCCGCCGACGCCATGGTCAACAAGGGGCGGCTGACCTCCCCGCTCGCCGAGCGCGACGGCCGCGTCTACTGGTGCGCGCAGCACATCGACGGCCCCGACGCCGCCGAGGCCCGCCGGATACTGGACGTCACCGAGGAAGCTTTCCACACCACCCCGCTCTCCTCCCTCACCCTGGGCAACCGCCTCACCTCCTACGAGGACGACGGGCGCGGCACGGTGACACTGTCCGGCACGGTCGTGAACCCGCTGGGCCGCATCGCCGAGGACGCGGAGCTGAAGGCCACCCTGGAGCTCCGGGCCCGCCGGCAGATCGGCGTGCGCTCCTTCAGCTTCCCGGTGGCGTCCGTGCGCCACACCGGTGACACGATCGAGTGGCGCACCACGGCGGACATCGGCGGCACCGTGCGCCCCCTGGGCATCGTCGACGCCGTCTGGGACGTCCGCCTCAAGCTGACCGCCGGGGGTGAGCGGATCACCACCCGCGTCGCGGTCGGCGGCCTCGACCTGGACTCGGCGGCCCGGCTGCGCGTCCGGCCCCGGCTGACCCGCCTGGTCTCCGACCGCTTCGCCGCGCAGATGACCAAGAAGGGCAATCTCTCCTACGTCCTGACCGCGGAGGGCGCGGCAGCCGTCCGCACCCAGTCGCTGATCAACAACGCCATACAGGGCAGGGCGGCGGGCGTGGTCAAGCGGGGTCTGCGCAAGGCGCTGCGGGCTCGCCGGAACCTGGGCTCCGGCGAGCAGAAGGTGAAGATCTACCACGAGGTCTTCTCGAAACTGCCCGTCAAGAAGGGCACGGTCGTCTTCGAGAGCCACATGGGCAAGCAGTACAGCGACAGCCCGAAGGCGGTCTACGAGGAGATGGTCCGCCAGGGCGTGGCCTTCGAGGCGATCTGGTCCTACGCGGGTGCCAAGCCCACCGGCTTCCCGAAGGAGGCCACCCTGGTCAAGCGCTGGAGCTGGCAGTACCTGCGCGCCCTGGCCCAGGCCGAGTACTGGATCGACAACCAGGGCTTCCCGCTGGCCCTCACCAAGCGCCCGGGCACCACGTACATCCAGACCTGGCACGGCTCCGCGCTCAAGCGGATGGGCTTCCACGAGCCCCGCACCAAGGCGCAGGGCCGGGCCGGCCAGGACCGCTTCCAGGCGGCCGTGGACCGCTTCGACCACTTCCTGATCCGCTCCGAGCACGACGCCCGCACCCTCGCCAAGGGCTTCCGACTGCGCGACGAGGTGCTGCTGCGCACCGGCTACCCGCGCAACGACGCCCTCGTCGAGGCGCACCGGACCGAGGCCGACAGCGGCGAGCGGGTCCGCGGCTCCCTCGCCGCCGAACTCGGCATCGACCCGGACAAGAAGGTGCTGCTGTACGCGCCGACCTTCCGGGCGGGCGCGGACGGCACGGTGGAGGGCTTCACCTTCCCCTTCGACGTGGAGGAGTTCGCGGACCGGCTCGGCGACCGCTTCACGCTGCTGGTGCGGACCCACTACCTCAACAGCGTGTCGCTGCCGCCGTCGGTCGCCGGCCGGGTCGTCGACGTGTCGCGGCACCACGACATCACCCCGCTGCTGGCCCTCGCCGACGGACTGATCACCGACTACTCGTCCGTGATGTTCGACTACGCGGTCCTGGACCGGCCGATGGTGTTCTTCGCCTACGACTACGAGGAGTACGCCACCGACATCCGCGGCACGTACTTCGACCTGAAGGAGAAGGCCCCGGGCCCGGTGGTGGCCACCGCGGACGAACTCCTGCAGGCGCTGGCTGCCTTCGAGGAGGCGGACGCCAAGTACGCGGAGGCGCGGCAGCGTTTCCTCACCGAGTTCGGCGAGTACGACCGCGGGGACGCCGCCCGCCAGATCGTCGAGAAGTTCTTCACCGGGAGCGGCAAGTGA
- a CDS encoding glycosyltransferase family 2 protein → MTKLSVVVPCYNEEAVIDSFDTEIRKVLDTLPVEYEVCYVDDGSRDGTLDKLRKIAAGHGERTRYVSFSRNFGKEAGMLAGLREATGDAVVIMDADLQHPPELIATMLEHYRQGHDQIIARRTREGDKKVRSALSRLYYRGVNRWVDVELTDGVGDFRMLSRPAVDALLSLPEYNRFSKGLFSWIGFDTVHFDYRNAQREAGETKWKFGSLLNYGMDGLISFNNRPLRIGIWFGVSLVALTGLYALWITVMAITNGVDSPGYVTLVAIITGLGGVQLIMLGLVGEYIGRIYYETKRRPHFLVKESHGRESLPRTAVTAAAEPAVRERSSR, encoded by the coding sequence ATGACGAAGCTGTCCGTAGTTGTTCCCTGCTACAACGAAGAAGCCGTCATCGACAGCTTCGACACGGAGATCCGCAAGGTGCTGGACACCCTCCCCGTCGAGTACGAGGTCTGCTACGTCGACGACGGAAGCCGCGACGGGACCCTCGACAAGCTCCGGAAGATCGCCGCGGGACACGGGGAGCGGACCCGCTACGTCTCCTTCAGCCGCAACTTCGGCAAGGAGGCCGGCATGCTCGCGGGCCTGCGCGAGGCCACCGGCGACGCCGTCGTGATCATGGACGCCGACCTTCAGCACCCGCCGGAACTCATCGCCACCATGCTGGAGCACTACCGGCAGGGCCACGACCAGATCATCGCCCGCCGCACCCGCGAGGGCGACAAGAAGGTGCGCTCCGCGCTGAGCCGCCTCTACTACCGGGGCGTCAACCGCTGGGTCGACGTCGAGCTGACCGACGGCGTCGGCGACTTCCGCATGCTGTCGCGCCCCGCCGTGGACGCCCTGCTGTCCCTGCCGGAGTACAACCGCTTCTCCAAGGGCCTGTTCTCCTGGATCGGCTTCGACACCGTCCACTTCGACTACCGCAACGCGCAGCGCGAGGCCGGCGAGACCAAGTGGAAGTTCGGCTCCCTGTTGAACTACGGCATGGACGGCCTGATCTCCTTCAACAACCGGCCGCTGCGGATCGGCATCTGGTTCGGCGTGTCACTGGTCGCCCTGACCGGCCTCTACGCGCTGTGGATCACCGTCATGGCGATCACCAACGGTGTGGACTCCCCGGGCTACGTCACCCTGGTGGCCATCATCACGGGCCTGGGCGGTGTGCAGCTGATCATGCTGGGCCTCGTCGGCGAGTACATCGGCCGCATCTACTACGAGACCAAACGGCGGCCGCACTTCCTGGTGAAGGAGTCGCACGGCCGCGAGTCCCTCCCGCGGACCGCCGTTACCGCGGCGGCGGAGCCGGCGGTCCGGGAGCGCAGCAGCCGATGA
- a CDS encoding GtrA family protein has product MTRAEQLGQVFRFALVGGVNTGTFFGIYLLLHPWMPYFAAYSLAFVLAMVGSFFMNTYFTYRTRPTWKKFLLFPLTNVTNYVIQSAGLYALVAWAGLDTRIAPLVAAVVAIPFTFLLSRKILVPGAARAAAEQEEGQGRARTSSTV; this is encoded by the coding sequence ATGACCCGCGCAGAACAGCTCGGCCAGGTATTCCGCTTCGCCCTCGTGGGCGGAGTCAACACCGGCACCTTCTTCGGCATCTACCTCCTGCTGCACCCGTGGATGCCGTACTTCGCCGCCTACTCGCTCGCCTTCGTGCTGGCGATGGTCGGCTCGTTCTTCATGAACACCTACTTCACCTACCGGACCCGGCCGACCTGGAAGAAGTTCCTCCTCTTCCCGCTGACGAACGTGACCAACTACGTCATCCAGTCCGCCGGCCTGTACGCCCTGGTGGCCTGGGCCGGGTTGGACACCCGGATCGCCCCGCTGGTCGCGGCGGTCGTGGCCATCCCGTTCACCTTCCTGCTCTCGCGCAAGATCCTCGTCCCGGGTGCGGCCCGCGCCGCCGCCGAGCAGGAAGAGGGCCAGGGGCGGGCCAGGACCTCGTCCACGGTCTGA
- the proB gene encoding glutamate 5-kinase, with translation MSAARQGVVDARRIVVKVGSSSLTTAAGGLDADRVDALVDVLAKARSGGEKEIVLVSSGAIAAGLSPLGLRRRPKDLARQQAAASVGQGLLVARYTASFARYGLRVGQVLLTTDDTSRRAHYRNAYRTLDQLLAMGALPVVNENDTVATDEIRFGDNDRLAALVAHLVRADLLVLLSDVDGLYDGDPSQPGTTRIDEVHGPADIAHVSIGSAGKAGVGTGGMVTKVEAARIAAAAGIPVVLTSASQAADALAGRGTGTFFHATGRRSADRLLWLQHASTPQGHLVLDDGAVRAVTQRGSSLLPAGIAAVEGDFAAGDPVELRSADGRAVARGLVNFDAKELPQLLGRSTRELARELGPAYEREVVHRDDLVLLQG, from the coding sequence GTGTCAGCGGCTAGGCAAGGTGTCGTGGACGCCCGCAGGATCGTGGTCAAGGTCGGCTCCTCCTCCCTGACCACGGCGGCCGGCGGACTCGACGCCGACCGGGTGGACGCGCTCGTCGACGTCCTGGCCAAGGCCCGCAGCGGCGGTGAGAAGGAGATCGTCCTGGTCTCCAGCGGAGCCATCGCCGCCGGGCTCTCCCCGCTGGGCCTGCGCCGCAGGCCGAAGGACCTGGCCCGCCAGCAGGCCGCCGCCAGCGTCGGCCAGGGCCTCCTCGTCGCGCGCTACACCGCCTCCTTCGCGCGGTACGGTCTGCGCGTCGGCCAGGTGCTGCTCACCACCGACGACACCAGCCGCCGCGCCCACTACCGCAACGCGTACCGGACCCTCGACCAGCTGCTGGCCATGGGAGCCCTCCCAGTCGTCAACGAGAACGACACCGTCGCCACGGACGAGATCCGCTTCGGCGACAACGACCGGCTCGCCGCCCTCGTCGCCCACCTCGTCCGCGCGGACCTCCTCGTCCTGCTCTCCGACGTCGACGGCCTCTACGACGGCGACCCGTCCCAGCCGGGCACCACCCGCATCGACGAGGTCCACGGGCCCGCGGACATCGCGCACGTCTCCATCGGCAGCGCGGGCAAGGCGGGGGTGGGCACCGGCGGCATGGTCACCAAGGTCGAGGCGGCCCGGATCGCGGCAGCCGCCGGGATCCCGGTGGTGCTCACCTCCGCCAGCCAGGCCGCAGACGCCCTGGCGGGACGCGGGACCGGAACGTTCTTCCACGCCACCGGGCGCCGCTCCGCGGACCGGCTGCTCTGGCTCCAGCACGCCTCGACCCCGCAGGGCCACCTGGTCCTCGACGACGGGGCGGTCAGGGCCGTGACCCAGCGCGGCAGCTCGCTGCTGCCCGCGGGCATCGCGGCCGTCGAGGGCGACTTCGCGGCCGGAGACCCGGTGGAGCTGCGCTCCGCCGACGGCCGCGCCGTGGCCCGGGGGCTCGTCAACTTCGACGCCAAGGAACTCCCGCAGCTCCTCGGCCGCTCCACTCGCGAGCTCGCGCGGGAACTCGGACCCGCGTACGAGCGGGAGGTCGTCCACCGTGACGATCTGGTCCTGCTCCAGGGCTGA
- a CDS encoding glutamate-5-semialdehyde dehydrogenase has product MTSLDDATATSPVLATARRARTAAAAIAPLPRSAKDAALLAIADALEARTAEIITANAADTDKARAAGTSETVIDRLTLTPERVAAIASDVRDVAALPDPVGEVVRGSTLPNGIDLRQIRVPLGVVGIIYEARPNVTVDAAALCLKSGNAVLLRGSSSAYASNTALVAILRDAVESAGLPADAIQLVPGESRDSVRELMRARGLVDVLIPRGGASLIKTVVEESTVPVIETGTGNCHVYVDAQADLDMAVEILVNSKAQRPSVCNAAETLLVHREIAGAFLPRALDALAEAGVTVHGDEAVLAAAEGTKATALPATDEDWAAEYLSYDIAAAVVDSLDDAVAHIRRWTSGHTEAIVTTSQAAARRFTQLVDSTTVAVNASTRFTDGGQFGFGAEIGISTQKLHARGPMGLPELTSTKYIVTGDGHVR; this is encoded by the coding sequence ATGACCTCGCTCGACGACGCCACCGCCACCTCGCCCGTCCTCGCCACCGCGCGCCGCGCCCGGACCGCCGCCGCGGCCATCGCACCACTCCCGCGGTCCGCCAAGGACGCGGCCCTGCTGGCGATCGCCGACGCGCTGGAGGCCCGTACCGCCGAGATCATCACGGCCAACGCCGCGGACACCGACAAGGCCCGAGCTGCCGGCACCAGCGAGACCGTCATCGACCGTCTCACCCTGACCCCGGAGCGGGTCGCCGCCATCGCCTCCGACGTCCGCGACGTCGCCGCCCTCCCCGACCCCGTCGGGGAGGTCGTCCGCGGCAGCACCTTGCCCAACGGCATCGACCTGCGGCAGATCCGCGTTCCCCTCGGCGTCGTCGGCATCATCTACGAGGCCCGCCCCAACGTCACCGTCGACGCCGCCGCCCTCTGCCTCAAGTCCGGCAACGCCGTCCTCCTGCGCGGCAGCTCCTCCGCCTACGCCTCCAACACCGCCCTCGTCGCCATCCTCCGCGACGCCGTCGAGAGCGCCGGCCTGCCCGCCGACGCGATCCAGCTCGTCCCCGGCGAGTCCCGGGACTCCGTACGCGAGCTGATGCGCGCCCGCGGCCTCGTCGACGTGCTGATCCCGCGCGGCGGCGCCTCCCTCATCAAGACCGTGGTCGAGGAGTCCACCGTCCCGGTCATCGAGACCGGTACCGGCAACTGCCACGTCTACGTCGACGCCCAGGCCGACCTCGACATGGCCGTGGAGATCCTCGTCAACTCCAAGGCCCAGCGGCCCTCCGTCTGCAACGCCGCCGAAACCCTCCTCGTCCACCGCGAGATCGCCGGCGCCTTCCTGCCGCGCGCCCTCGACGCGCTCGCCGAGGCCGGCGTCACCGTCCACGGCGACGAGGCCGTCCTCGCCGCCGCCGAAGGCACCAAGGCCACCGCTCTGCCCGCCACGGACGAGGACTGGGCCGCCGAGTACCTGTCCTACGACATCGCCGCGGCGGTGGTGGACTCGCTCGACGACGCCGTCGCCCACATCCGCCGCTGGACCTCCGGGCACACCGAGGCGATCGTCACCACCTCGCAGGCCGCCGCGCGCCGCTTCACCCAGCTGGTCGACTCCACCACCGTCGCCGTGAATGCATCCACTCGGTTCACCGACGGTGGTCAGTTCGGTTTCGGCGCAGAGATCGGCATCTCCACGCAGAAGCTGCACGCCCGGGGTCCGATGGGGCTTCCCGAGCTCACCTCCACCAAGTACATCGTCACCGGCGACGGTCACGTTCGGTAG